In Gimesia sp., the following are encoded in one genomic region:
- a CDS encoding polyprenyl synthetase family protein, producing the protein MGEHLTTHDLLARVEELIGGELAQAEQVFLSEVSSKHPYVHDVLQHITRFQGKRLRPILLLLSAAATGGIKESHYVLASVVEMIHLATLVHDDVLDDALIRRHVATVNSRWNNETSVLVGDFLFTHAFHLSASLGDARACRLIGRATNLVCEGELAQIYERGNVALSEEQYLQIINGKTAELCAISTELGALYAGADETVVTALEDYGRALGVAFQITDDLLDLLGDEEQMGKSLGSDLQKEKLTLPLIRLLDQSSPADQATIQEILTQPDPQTKSRLSQFIKNSDAIEYAANRARDFARQARESLKVCAASPTRQILEELTEFAIQRTI; encoded by the coding sequence ATGGGGGAGCATCTTACGACACATGACCTGCTGGCACGTGTCGAAGAGTTAATTGGCGGTGAGCTGGCACAGGCAGAGCAGGTCTTTTTGAGCGAAGTCAGCTCGAAGCACCCTTACGTGCACGACGTTTTGCAGCATATCACCCGCTTTCAGGGAAAACGGCTCCGTCCGATCCTGCTGCTGCTCTCCGCTGCAGCGACGGGTGGCATTAAAGAGAGCCACTATGTTTTAGCCTCCGTGGTCGAGATGATTCATCTGGCGACGCTGGTGCACGACGATGTTCTGGACGACGCCCTGATCCGCAGACATGTCGCAACCGTCAATTCCCGCTGGAATAACGAAACCAGCGTACTGGTCGGTGATTTCCTCTTCACCCATGCGTTCCATCTGAGTGCCAGCCTGGGCGATGCCCGCGCCTGTCGATTAATTGGTCGGGCAACCAATCTGGTCTGCGAAGGCGAACTGGCCCAGATCTACGAACGGGGTAACGTGGCCTTGTCGGAAGAACAGTATCTGCAGATCATCAACGGGAAAACCGCGGAACTCTGTGCCATCAGTACCGAGCTCGGAGCCCTGTATGCGGGAGCCGATGAGACCGTAGTGACTGCCCTGGAAGATTATGGTCGTGCCCTGGGAGTCGCCTTCCAGATTACCGATGACCTGCTCGATCTGCTCGGAGACGAAGAGCAGATGGGCAAATCACTGGGTTCAGACCTGCAGAAAGAGAAGCTGACACTCCCCCTGATCCGCCTGCTGGACCAGAGCAGTCCTGCCGATCAGGCGACGATTCAGGAGATCCTCACACAACCCGACCCGCAGACCAAATCGCGGCTGTCACAGTTCATCAAGAACAGCGACGCCATCGAATATGCCGCCAACCGGGCACGGGATTTTGCCCGCCAGGCGCGGGAATCGCTCAAGGTATGTGCCGCTTCACCCACACGACAGATTCTTGAGGAACTGACCGAATTTGCCATCCAGAGAACGATCTAA
- the moaC gene encoding cyclic pyranopterin monophosphate synthase MoaC has product MSELTHFDDEGASRMVDVGGKDVTARIAVAESFVTMEPATQRLILDRRVSKGDVLEIARIAGIMATKKTADLIPLCHPLSISSVRLDYEVQDESTIRIIATVKIDGKTGVEMEALTAVSIAALTIYDMCKAVDRGMSLGPTRLLEKSGGKSGHFIREDA; this is encoded by the coding sequence ATGTCTGAACTGACCCATTTTGATGACGAGGGCGCCAGCCGCATGGTTGATGTGGGAGGCAAGGATGTGACTGCGCGGATCGCGGTGGCAGAGTCCTTCGTCACAATGGAGCCTGCCACACAAAGGCTGATTCTGGATCGCCGGGTCTCTAAGGGAGACGTGCTTGAGATCGCCCGGATCGCTGGCATCATGGCGACGAAAAAGACGGCAGACCTGATTCCCCTGTGTCATCCATTGAGTATCAGCAGCGTGCGCCTGGATTATGAAGTTCAGGACGAATCTACCATCCGGATCATCGCCACCGTCAAGATTGATGGTAAAACGGGTGTGGAAATGGAAGCCCTCACAGCCGTCAGCATTGCAGCGCTCACTATTTACGATATGTGTAAAGCCGTTGACCGGGGAATGAGTCTGGGACCGACTCGACTGCTGGAAAAGTCGGGTGGCAAAAGCGGACATTTTATCCGCGAAGATGCCTGA